The following are from one region of the Homalodisca vitripennis isolate AUS2020 unplaced genomic scaffold, UT_GWSS_2.1 ScUCBcl_12278;HRSCAF=21910, whole genome shotgun sequence genome:
- the LOC124374993 gene encoding very-long-chain 3-oxooacyl-coA reductase let-767-like yields MQNQFWGQRSFCLVTGASQGIGQSFAVEFAHRFAAGSHIVLLARSQDGLNQTKELIQASNPNVTVQVTDLLVFHYQLLLLHHPV; encoded by the coding sequence ATGCAAAATCAGTTTTGGGGACAGCGCAGCTTCTGTCTGGTGACTGGGGCCAGCCAAGGCATCGGTCAAAGCTTCGCTGTTGAATTCGCTCACAGATTCGCAGCAGGTTCTCACATAGTGCTGTTGGCGCGGTCACAAGATGGGCTGAATCAGACCAAGGAACTCATACAGGCCAGCAATCCCAACGTGACAGTTCAGGTGACAGACTTGTTGGTTTTCCATTACCAATTGCTCCTTCTTCATCATCCTGTATGA